A single Sphingobium sp. JS3065 DNA region contains:
- a CDS encoding sigma-70 family RNA polymerase sigma factor, whose amino-acid sequence MDDRLASFDAQRTNLLRVAYRMLGSMADAEDVVQDAFIRWAATDRQTVRVPAAFLRRTVTRLCLDHLKSARVRRENYVGPWLPDPIVEAEPVEDVTLPLMLALERLSPLERAAFLLHDVFGESFDDVASSIGRGAAACRQLAARAREHVRRERPRFPVERDRGQAIAAAFYEAARAGDVTKLGSLLADDVRFHSDGGGKRPAAGRVLNGAGEVLRGLSTIIRLRRGDPELVRQAFVNGLPGFVTREADGMLQTTALLIEDGRVRAIYIMRNPDKLRHVDGMMH is encoded by the coding sequence ATCGACGATCGCCTTGCGAGCTTTGACGCGCAGCGGACCAATCTGCTGCGCGTCGCCTATCGCATGCTCGGTTCGATGGCTGACGCAGAGGATGTAGTGCAGGACGCATTCATCCGCTGGGCGGCGACAGACAGGCAAACCGTGCGTGTCCCCGCTGCGTTCCTGCGCCGCACGGTGACGCGTCTGTGCCTCGATCACCTGAAATCCGCGAGGGTGCGGCGGGAAAACTATGTTGGCCCGTGGCTGCCCGACCCCATCGTGGAGGCCGAGCCCGTAGAGGACGTCACCCTCCCCCTCATGCTTGCGCTCGAACGTCTCTCTCCGCTCGAACGGGCGGCTTTCCTGCTGCATGATGTGTTCGGAGAAAGCTTCGATGACGTCGCCTCCTCCATTGGCCGGGGCGCTGCCGCCTGCCGTCAGCTTGCTGCGCGGGCACGCGAGCATGTGCGGCGCGAGCGGCCGCGCTTTCCTGTCGAACGCGACCGGGGCCAAGCGATCGCCGCTGCCTTTTATGAAGCGGCTCGGGCCGGCGATGTCACAAAGCTCGGTTCGCTGCTGGCAGACGATGTACGCTTTCATTCCGATGGAGGAGGCAAACGCCCGGCGGCGGGCCGTGTTCTCAACGGCGCAGGCGAGGTTCTACGCGGACTATCCACGATTATCCGTCTGCGCCGCGGTGATCCTGAACTGGTGAGGCAGGCGTTCGTGAATGGCCTGCCCGGCTTTGTTACGCGCGAGGCCGACGGCATGTTGCAGACGACGGCGCTACTCATCGAAGACGGTCGCGTGAGGGCGATCTATATCATGCGAAACCCGGACAAGTTGCGGCACGTGGATGGGATGATGCACTGA
- a CDS encoding carboxymuconolactone decarboxylase family protein — MHDRTNIYAGGGPLFKAWYDLSMQVEKSGLEKNLLELVKIRASQINGCANCLNMHTHDARKAGETEQRIHLLGAWEEAPCYSARERAALGWTDHLTQIATRRAPDAVYAALAAEFSAEEQVKLTLAINVINGWNRLAVGFHLYDPALGWPA; from the coding sequence ATGCATGACCGCACCAATATCTATGCCGGTGGCGGGCCGCTTTTCAAAGCCTGGTACGATCTGTCGATGCAGGTCGAGAAATCCGGGCTTGAAAAGAACCTGCTCGAACTGGTCAAGATTCGCGCCTCACAGATCAACGGCTGCGCCAACTGCCTCAACATGCACACGCATGATGCCCGCAAGGCAGGCGAGACGGAGCAGCGCATCCATTTGCTCGGCGCGTGGGAGGAGGCGCCATGTTATAGCGCGCGGGAGCGGGCGGCTCTTGGCTGGACCGATCATCTGACGCAAATTGCCACGAGGCGCGCGCCTGATGCCGTTTATGCCGCCCTTGCAGCGGAATTCAGCGCGGAGGAGCAGGTGAAACTGACACTGGCGATCAACGTCATCAACGGCTGGAACCGACTGGCGGTCGGCTTCCATCTCTACGACCCCGCGCTTGGCTGGCCGGCGTGA
- a CDS encoding DUF2200 domain-containing protein, whose translation MAEHRIYGISFASVYPHYVTKAEKKGRSKAEVDEIIHWLTGYTRLELDAELEKKSSFEKFFGQAPLLNPSRKLIRGVVCGVRVEAIEDGLMQEIRYLDKLIDELAQGKAMEKILRE comes from the coding sequence ATGGCGGAACATCGCATCTACGGCATCAGCTTTGCCAGTGTCTATCCGCACTATGTCACCAAGGCGGAAAAGAAAGGCCGCAGCAAAGCGGAGGTCGATGAGATCATCCACTGGTTGACGGGCTATACCCGGTTAGAGCTCGACGCGGAGCTGGAAAAGAAAAGCAGCTTCGAGAAATTTTTTGGTCAGGCGCCTTTACTGAACCCCTCGCGAAAGTTGATCCGAGGCGTGGTCTGCGGCGTTCGGGTCGAAGCTATCGAAGACGGATTGATGCAGGAGATCCGCTATCTCGACAAGCTGATCGACGAGCTCGCACAGGGGAAGGCGATGGAGAAGATACTTCGCGAGTGA
- a CDS encoding MFS transporter produces MNATRSALPAPAADATVFGIIAAISACHLINDMLQSLLPAIYPSLKTELDLSFSQVGLVTLVYQMTASILQPLIGLYSDKRPTPLALPAGTLFSLAGLLVLSVAHSYGLLLAGASLLGMGSSVFHPESSRVARMAAGRRHGLAQSMFQVGGNAGSALGPLAAALIVLRWGQTSLAFFAMLALLSCAILWNVSQWYRHHGLARLSPRKGSGKVIVDPPQGKVLGGIAVLLALIFSKYVYMASLTSYFTFYLIHRFGVSVDVAQLYLFAFLAAVALGTIAGGPLGDRFGRKYVIWFSILGALPFTLLLPHANLFWTGPLAVAIGLILASAFPAIVVYAQDLVPGKIGMISGLFFGFSFGMGGVGAAVLGEVADRSGIGTVYGICAFLPAIGLLAILLPDPRKK; encoded by the coding sequence ATGAACGCCACACGATCAGCCCTGCCCGCCCCCGCCGCCGACGCAACGGTTTTCGGCATAATCGCGGCGATCAGCGCCTGTCATCTCATCAACGACATGCTGCAGTCGCTGTTGCCCGCCATCTATCCCAGCCTCAAGACGGAACTTGACCTGTCGTTCAGCCAGGTCGGGCTGGTGACCCTGGTCTACCAGATGACCGCGTCGATCCTGCAGCCGCTCATTGGTCTTTACTCCGATAAGCGGCCGACACCGCTTGCACTTCCGGCCGGAACGCTCTTCTCCCTGGCGGGGCTGCTGGTACTCTCTGTTGCACACAGCTACGGGCTGCTGCTGGCAGGCGCATCCCTGCTGGGCATGGGCTCTTCGGTCTTCCATCCCGAATCCTCGCGCGTCGCGCGCATGGCCGCCGGGCGCAGACATGGCCTTGCCCAGTCGATGTTCCAGGTCGGTGGCAACGCCGGATCCGCGCTCGGTCCTCTGGCCGCCGCGCTCATTGTCCTGCGCTGGGGTCAGACCAGCCTCGCCTTTTTCGCGATGCTGGCCCTGTTATCCTGCGCCATCCTCTGGAATGTCAGCCAATGGTATCGACATCATGGCCTTGCGCGCCTGTCCCCACGGAAAGGCAGTGGCAAAGTCATTGTCGACCCGCCTCAAGGAAAAGTGCTGGGTGGCATCGCCGTACTGCTCGCCCTCATCTTTTCCAAATATGTCTATATGGCGAGCCTTACCAGCTACTTCACTTTCTATCTGATCCATCGTTTTGGCGTGTCGGTCGACGTCGCGCAGCTATACCTGTTCGCCTTTCTTGCCGCCGTCGCGCTAGGCACGATCGCGGGCGGGCCGCTGGGAGATCGCTTCGGGCGGAAATATGTGATCTGGTTCTCGATCCTGGGCGCGCTCCCTTTCACCTTGCTCCTCCCCCACGCGAACCTCTTCTGGACCGGGCCCCTGGCGGTTGCGATCGGCTTGATCCTTGCGTCCGCTTTTCCGGCCATCGTCGTGTACGCGCAGGATCTGGTCCCTGGAAAGATCGGCATGATCTCCGGCCTGTTCTTTGGCTTTTCCTTCGGCATGGGGGGCGTGGGCGCGGCCGTTCTGGGTGAGGTCGCCGATCGTTCGGGCATTGGGACGGTCTACGGCATCTGCGCGTTCCTGCCCGCGATCGGGTTGCTCGCCATCCTGTTGCCCGATCCCAGGAAGAAATGA